CGGCTCTGGTGAATCGCCATACTGTGCTTGATTTCACGATTTCACTGCTCGCTTGATGTTGTAAACAACACATTTCAAGACAAGTTCACGAAATTCTCGGTACCACGTTCGCGCACGCACGGCGACGCCGTGCGTGCGCTTGATCGACGAGAAGACGGTCTCACACATCGATCGTTGGCGATAGCGAGGGCCATCGACCCGCGCGTTATGCGCGTGGTCGATGGGCCGGAAGATGCGATGCTTAATCAGCGGTCTCACGTCTTCTTCACGTAGTTTCTCGCGTAAATCCATCCAGTCGTAGCCTTTGTCAGCGGCGAGGCTGGTCAGGTCGCCTGCGTTGCGGCAGGCGACCTGCCAGCCGAGTTGTGTGTCGTGCGTTTTCTCAGTCGTACAGTGAACGTCAAGGACAGCTTGAGATTCTGTATCGACGAGAGCGGTCGCTTTGAGTGTCTGAACGCGATAATTCGTCCGGCGGCAGTAGTGCTTGCTGGCGTTTTCGCGGTCGAAGAACGTAGCATCGATGGCGGCGTGACCTGATAAATCGTGCAGCTGCGCCGACAGGCGCAGCAGCACTCGCCAGACCTTCATCTGAAACCTATCAAACGCCTTAACCAGCGTCGAGTGATCTGGGAGATCGCCCTCTTCGAGGTCGATCTCGGCGAGAATATGCGGCATTTCGCTCAGCAGATCAAGGGCATTGCGATACGA
This is a stretch of genomic DNA from Halostella salina. It encodes these proteins:
- a CDS encoding IS5 family transposase is translated as MSKISRFTSKAVQLAKNAVGGRGEVAAPEGGGGFADYALVSLHCLRIYLDESYRNALDLLSEMPHILAEIDLEEGDLPDHSTLVKAFDRFQMKVWRVLLRLSAQLHDLSGHAAIDATFFDRENASKHYCRRTNYRVQTLKATALVDTESQAVLDVHCTTEKTHDTQLGWQVACRNAGDLTSLAADKGYDWMDLREKLREEDVRPLIKHRIFRPIDHAHNARVDGPRYRQRSMCETVFSSIKRTHGVAVRARTWYREFRELVLKCVVYNIKRAVKS